Part of the Ammospiza nelsoni isolate bAmmNel1 chromosome 6, bAmmNel1.pri, whole genome shotgun sequence genome is shown below.
caggtgaggagcagggatcgggacagggacatggaggAGGACATGGGagtgggctcagcccctggctgctggggaggggaccAGGGGTGGGCATCCCTGAGGCTGGGACAAGGGTGTTGGGGGACACGGGGGTCTCTGGGATTCCAGGAGTACATGGAAGTGGCACAGGGGATgatggggcacagaggggcaggatGGGGTGAGGGACACAAGGTGGAACTGAGGGTGGCAGTAGGAcagtggggacatgggggatgGCAGAAGGGCCACAGAGAGAACAGATTGTTACCAAGGGTGGCAGAGGGGCTCTGGACTGTGGTGCAGGGTGATAGGGTGACAGGGCTGTGGCATCTCCAGAGGGTGCTGGTGctgtcccccgtgtccctgcGTGTCCCACTGCCATGTGCCCGTGCCTGCTGCTCGCTCttgccctgctgggcactgtccctgccagccACCATGGTGAGTGTCCCCCACACCCCTGCCCGctcccagggacacctggggacaccctcagtccctgccaccccagtgccatgCCCACACCGCCGGTGCCACATGCCTGGGGCTGACGGTGGGTGGCAGAGGGACCCCCCCCCAGCACCGAccctcccccagctgtgcccgcagccccccggcagccccAGGAGGTCCCCGCTGGTGACACCACCCAGCTGTACTACGCCGTGGTGAAGAAGCTGCGCACCTACTCGGGCGCCCAGGTGAGGGGACGTGGGCACAGGGGGTGTTCCGGGATGCCAGGCCATGCCCGTGCCACAGCAGCACGGCCGGGAGGTGCCTGTGGGCACAGGTGCCTGGTGCCAGCCCGTGCCCGTCCCACAGCGCTACTGCCAGGACGTGTACCGGGGCCGGCTGGCCTCCGTGCACAGCGCTGCCCGcaaccaggagctgcagaaactgGCACAAACCTACCACATCATCATCTCACCCTGGATTGGAGCTGTCACCAGCCGCAGGGTGAGGGCACTCTGGGGACAAGGGGCTGCCAAGGgatgctgggagctgctttggggggtgaggggctggggctgttttGTGTGGGACGAGCCTGGGGCTCGAGGCTGGGTTTTGAGGCGTGAGGGGCTGGCTGCTGGTTGCTGGTTTTTGGGGTtgagaggctggggaggggtggTGGGGGCTCTCCCTGGGGACTGAGGTGTtggcacagcaggcagggcagtgggagTCCTACTGGGAGGACTCCAGCCCCTGGAACTACGCGAACTGGGCGCCCACCCACCCCTTCCACATCGTCACCACCTGCACCACCCTCAGCATCCGAGGTAAGCTCACCCAGCCACCGTGTCCAGGCttggggggtgctggggaggggagcacaggctgctggggcaTTGGAGGGACATTGGGAGGGCACTGTGGGGAggggagcacaggctgctggggcaTTGGAGGGACATTGGGAGGGCACTGTGGGGAggggagcacaggctgctggggcaTTGGAGGGACATTGGGAGGGCACTGTGgggaggggagcacagggcactggggaggcaaggggggggggggggctagAGGGGGCACTGGAAGTGGTTGCAGGGTACTGAAGGGCCCTGGGAACCAGCCATGGCCCTGAcactgtccttgtccccagaTGGGCTCTGGCGAAGCCGCTTCTGCTTCCAGCTGCGTCCTTTCATCTGCCAGTACTGAGCCCCCGGCGCTGCCATGGCGGCCCAGTTCCTTTCCCAGTAAAGCAGAGAAGCCCTGAGCCGTGTCTGTGTGCACCAGGGGCCTGGGGACGGGGCTGGGGGCTCGAGGGGCAGCACAGTGAGGAGAGGGGGCAGCGATGTTTATTATCCCCACCCCACTGGCAGCGCCCCCAGGCCGGTACAAAAATGGTGTTTGGGCGTGGGGCTCAGTGCGGGGTCTCGGCGTGGATCTCAGTGCTGGGGGGGgctgccaggggggtgccagccatgcccagctccTTGGCTCGCCGCTGGCACTCGCGGGCCACCACCACGGGGCTGACAAAAGCCACCAGCACCACGGTGATGAGCCCCAAGTTCATCTGCAGAGGGGAAGAGTGTCAGGGCAGGGGTCTGGGGGGCCGTCCCCCATCCCCTGTGTTAGGCCAGGACCCTTGTGGCAGCACCTCCATTtccccaggacaggagcaggacacCCATCCCTCTCTGGTGCAGGACCCCCATTTCTCATGGCATAAGACCCAACCATTCCTGGGGGAAGGACTCCATCCCTCCCGGGGCAGCATCCTCATTTCCCCATGTGGCGGGACCCCATTATCATATGGGCAGGACCAGGATCCCCATTGTCCCAAGGGCTGAGACCCCCATTTCCCCATGTGGCAAgcccccttccctcccagagCAGGACCCCATATCCCCGTGGAGCAGCCCCCCATCCCTCACTCTGGGGGCACACTCACATAGAAGGGGtccccctggagcagcccctgcaccaGGGCGACACAGGGGTACTGCAGCAGGGCCACCAGCGCCGACAGTGCCATGGCCAGCCCGTAGAGCTTCCCAAAGTGCTGCGGGGGAAACCTGCCAGGCACCCATGTCACCAATGGGCACCTCCTGAGCCCTGACACCTCCACTGTGTCACCTGCCACCCTCCAGTGCCACCGCCATCCCCTCCCACCGCATGCTGACCATGCcgccctggctgtcccctgccacaCCCACAACGACAGTGCCACCATGCCCTGTCCCGCTGAGCCCTGCGCCCCCCGAAGCTGTCCCCAGTCACTCACGCGATGGCCAGGAAGGCGGCGTTGCCGCCGTACAGGAAGGAGCGGCTGATGACCTGCAGCACGAAGGTGCCGAACTGCGCGGGCAGGACAGGCACGGCGGCCAGCACGGAGAACAGCAGGCATAGCGCCACCGTCACCGCCAGCGACAGCACCGCCGAGCGCAGGTCTGCCAGCGCGGCCAGCGTCCCTGTGGGCAGGGGGGTCACGCCATGGGGACACCGCCCCCAGGGACCGCGGGCTCGGGCatgtggtggtggcagcaatgaggacagaggggacagggagcacaggACAGGACTGGGAGGGGTGTTACCCCCCTAGTGTGGGTCAGGGAGGGGTTCTGCGTGGGGTGAAGGGCCGTGGGGGTCAATCACCCGCGGGcatgggctgggggctcagTTACCCTCGGGGCGGGCGCCCTTTCCCCGCTTGTGCCGGTCGAGGATGAGGCCGTTCCAGGGGGCGCAGAGCACCCCGCAGAGCTGGGTGAAGGCGAAGGCGTTGGTGTATGTGCTCACTGTGGGGGGAACAGCGTCAGGCGGGCAGGGCCAGCTCGGGGGTCCCTGCCGTGTCCCCCCGCCGCCATGCCGTACCCAGGGCGTGGTCCCCGTGCGCCAGGTGCTCCAGCTGCGGGTTGAGGGTGCCGATGAACAGGTAATGGCGCAGCTGCATCACCGAGAGCCAGGCCACGTGCCAGGCGAACAGCCACGAGCAGGCGCAGGCCCGGAACGGCgtcccaggggtgtccccaccTGTGCAGGTGTCAGGGTGGGGCACGTACAGACACACCCACCCAGGTCACACCCACACCTTGTCCCAGCCACCCACTGGGGCCTCACAGCCAGGGTATGACCCTGCCCATTCAGGTATGTCACCGTGGCCACCCTTTGACCACGCCCACACACTGCCACACCCAGCACTCCCTCATTTGCATATCCTTGCTGTCCTCCAGCCGCATGCATCAACAGCCACGCCCACCCATCAGAAGACCACACCCATCTATTTGCATATGCATTGTTCCCTCCAACCCGGCCATGAACAGCCACACCCCCAGGTGACACTCCTTAATTACGTAGCACAGCCCACATCCAGCTGTGGTCACGCCCACCCACTCAAGCCCCTCCCCAAATATAAGCCCCACCCCAGCGAGCAGATCCCCACTCCGGCACCTCGAGCGATGGGGGGCTCCAGGGGTGTCTCCTCGGGTCCGGCCTCTCCCGGCGTTTGCTTGTCCTTGTGGGCTCGGTAGGAGCGGGAACGGCCCCGGCACTGCAGCCTGCGGCAGTGCCTGTGTCACCTCGTGTCCACCTGCCGGGGCTGGACCTGCCCAGGGGACAGGACCCGCTGCCCGCAGGGTGGCACCCAGCCCCGGGTGGGACCATCCCCttctccccagagcccccagaggCGGGGCACAGGCACCCCCATACCCGTAGTCGTAGTCGGGGGGCAGCGGGTAGGGGATGCGGCTGCGCGGCATCAGGAAGAGGGTGCGCAGGAggtgccaggcactgcaggctgccaggAACAGGAACATGGCCCGCAGGGACAGCCCCTGCTCGTacagcagctggggacaaggacagagtcagggacagggacaggctgcaaGCGGCCACCTGCTCAAGCCTTAGGTGTGTCCCCATATGTGACTCAGTGTGTCCCAGACTGTGTCCCCAATGTGTCCGTGGATGTGAcacagctgttcccagctctgccctgccctgccacgTCCCTCACACCCACCTTGACGATGAGGAAGATGGCGGAGGAGGAGTCGAAGGCCCCGTTGTAGAGGGTGATGATGATGGAGCGGTAGTTCCCGAACAGGTTCCCCACCTGGCACCGAGAGACCCCTGTGTGCCATCAAAGCCATCCGTGCCACAGAGGGTGGGTGTTGGACAGGTGTCCCGCCACCATATGGGTGTCAGGGTGCAGGGGGAACCCACCTGCATGttggtgaggatgaggaggatgccACCCACCGACAGCATGGACATGGCCGGGAAGAGCAGCACcgccagctctggggacacaggggtcGGTGGGGACAGGGGTTACCAAAGAGGTCCCCCCAGGCTGGGACCCCCTGGCCACAGGGTCTCACCTGGCGTGGAGAAGGCGACGAGCAGGGTCCCACCAGTGTAGAGGGAGCTAAAGGGGACAGCGGtgacatgtggggacaggaatCACAGGAGATTCCCCTCCCCCACTCCAATGACCCCCATTCCCGGCAGCCCCAGccgtgtcccccgtgtcccccgtcACTCACATGGCGATGAGGCGTGCGGCCGTGGTGCCGAAGCGGTCGAAGACGACGCCCATGGGGAAGGTCATGAAGTTGTTCATGAAGGAGCCGATGGTGAAGACCAGGGAGAACTGCTCATCCTGCCCACTGCAGTCTGGGAACGGCCACAAGTGGGGCATGGGGACACGGAGACAGGGGCATGGGGACACCGGGAATACCACGGGCATGGGGACGCAGGAACCCGGGGACACGGGTCAGCGGAGATGCAGGGGACACCGGGCATATGGGGACACCACGGACATGATGGTAGTGGAGACATGGACTGGGGGACGGCAGGCACATGGGcttggggacagcggggacacagagcactgcagggcatcAGGACACCGCAGACAGCAAAGACACAGGAACAGTGGGGACATGGGACAGCTCGGGGCATTGGGACAGCGGGGTCACGAGTCAGGGGAccatggggacacggggggggggggggggtccaTACCAGACCCCAGGGTGAGGTTGGGGCCCGGGGTGGCggagggctggcacagcccctcgAAGTAGCCCAGGTCCTTGAGGACGAAGACGAGGGAGGCCCAGCCGAAGATGATGCCGCAGAAGGCGCCGCACTCCAGCAGCCCCGAGAGGAGCGTCCCCAGGCGCttggccagccctgctccccctgccatggcacctGCCCAGGCACCCACGGGCCTGGCACCAGCCTGGGGCGTCTTCACCAAGCCTGTGGGTCACAAAGGGCAGGCGTCACACCGTGCTGGCACCCACCGGGGCACGGGGACACCGGGGTGCACAGGGGCACATGGGCAAAGGGCACTgtcaccccagctctgcccctgtccctggccACAGCGGCTCGCACCGGTGTCCCCCCATGTGCCggggtgcagggcagggcctgcagcagccagggcttgcACATGTGGGGACAGCTGGTGACATGTGGCACACGGCCAttgacagacacacacagattTATGGGCACAAACAGCTGTTCACAGGCACTCACACAGGTTTGCAGGCGTGCACACCTGCACCGTGCCTGCTGACTCCCGTCCTGCACCCCTCACCCACCTGCATGaggccaggccctgctgctgtcactgtcaccttcaccgctgccctgcagcctgacCCCCGGCAGCATGGCTGGGTCACACCTCCACACCCCAGTGACTCCCCCATAATCTCTTGGGAGCACACTCGGGTCCCCCGGGCTGCTGGTCCCCGATAGTGCCTCGGGCCCCCTGATAGCACCTCGGGCCCCCCGATGGGGGCTCGGTCCCCTCGCTGTGCAGGAGCCCCCTTTGCTGTCCCTCTGGCCCCgagccagcctggcccaggtcctggcacagccacagggacactggCACACTGCTGGGCACCCTGGTGTGAGCACTGGGGACGCCACAACAATACAGCTCaccccagggacaccagcaCCCTGCTGGGGACCTGGCACGGCCCTTGGGAAACTGGCACTCTTCCTGGTGATGCTgacacagcccctggggacattggcaccccctcagggacaccaacACACCCTCCCCCCCATGGCCTGGCACAGTGCTTGGGAATCTGGGACAATCCCTGGAgatgctggcacagggacacaggcacgctgcaggggacagtgacacaccCCCAGGGcgccagcacagcccctgagaCCCTCCCTTGgggaccctggcacagccctcgGGGACACTGTCACACCTCTGGAACCCTGCCACCCCCTGAGGGATCCTGTCATGTCCCCAGGGATCCCCTCACACTGCTGGGGACCGTGACAGGTGTCCTGGGGACGCTGCTGCCCCAAGCACTGCACTGCACTGGGGCTGTCACCGTGCTGGGGCTGACCACAGGTCACCCCACAATGCAGCTGGGACTCCCCTGTGACCCACAGCCGGGTGCCAAAGGCACCGAGGCCACgtcacccccagctccctcagccacacagagcctggctctgctgctcctgtccccgTGTCACTGCCCAGGGCCTGTGGCTGTCCCGAGGTAATGAGGGTAATGAGCCTCATTACAGTGACCAGCAGCTAAAGATTAACCTGCACAgagccgggggggggggggggcggggggaccTGTGCTGTGCTTAGCCACTCAGGTGGTTAAAAATAgcacaggcaggggctgtgacagcagctgggggcactggggctcCCTGACATGTGGGGGGCACCCCGAGCCACTCACTATGGGCGCCAGCAACTGGGCCTGGCTGGGGTGTCCTGGACACGCTGTCCCTGCAAGCCACACGGGTGTGTCCCTCAGCAGTGACCCCCCCATACTGGTGAGAGCCCCCCTGCACTGGTGAGCCCTCCACgagggagcaggaggctccagctCGGGTCAGCATCAGTGGCTCTGTCCCCTttgtccctgccgtgtccctcAAGCTCTTCCCGGGCCGTGAAGGGGCAGGGGGTGTCACAGGACCCCTGGGGTCTGCCCAAGGGCTGGccgcccctccccgccccgctgCCCCAGCGGGACGCGGTGTCCCGGGGCGGGCACTGCCCGCGGCCCCCGGAGCGGAGCAGCCCCGGCCGCGGGGATCGGCCCGCACTCGTGTGGCGGGGGGACACACGCGTGTCCCGGGGGTGGGCAGCCGTGGGGCTCGGCCGTGCCGGCCCCCCGAGCCTCCCAACGGCCCTGAGGCCGAGGCGGCTCCGCCACGCGTACCCCGACACCGCCCCGGACACCCCAGACACTCCGGGCACCCCGGACAGCCCGGGCACCCGCGCCGCGCCCGCGCCGAGCCCAGTCCCGCAGGCCACGGGGCCAAGGCCCTCGGTCCTTCCGCATCCTCCCGTCCCGGTCACAAccccctcccgccgccgctccgTGTCCATCCGGGCCCCTCCGGCTCCTCCCGCCGCATCCCCGCGCCGCTCACCCGcctcccgcccggcccggcggggagGGGACCGGGCTCTCCCCGCCCGGCGCTCCCGGCGCTCCCAGTGCTCTCGGTGCCCCCGGTGCCGCGGCCTCTCCCGCCCGCCCCCCCCTCACCGCGGGCGGAGCAGACCGGAGCTGCCGGGCCTGGCCGGGCCCCGCCCCCGGGCCCGCGGTTGGGGGGGCGCGGGAGGCGGCCTCGGTGCAGCGGCCCCGGCACCCGCGGGTCCGCCCAGGAGGGGCCGGCCCGGCACGGAGCCCGTCCCCGGCGCCGCCCGCGCGCCCCTCGGCGTGTGCAGGTGTGGCAGCTCACCTGCCGCCCCCAAGGTGCGCTCCCGGCGGCGCCACCCTTGGCTCGCCCTGCTGCCCACTCTCGGGCCGGTTCTCAGTGATGCTTGGGTCACCCCTCGGGCCATTCCCGGACACCCCAGGGCCACCCTTGGGCCATCCCTGGGCCCCTCCCGCTGTGCCATCCCAGAGCCATGCCTATGCCACCCCGCCGCgctgggctgtgtcccctggctgtccctggtcCCCCACCTCCTGCCTTCGCCCCGCCCAGGACACTGCTGTCCCTCCTGTCACCCTCTCCTCCACATCCTCTCCTCTGTCCCTCCGTCCATCCACCAGTGCTTGCAGCCACCCGGTCTGTCCCCAcctgtccccactgctgcagcctctcatctgctctgccagctgcccttcTGTCTGTTCATCACCCGTCCATCTGTCCATCACCCATCCATCTGTCTGTCACCCATCCATCTGTCCATCATCGGTCTGTCTGTCACCTGTCCATCTGTCCCCCTCCAATCACAactccatccatcccacccaTCTGTCCCGCAACCATCCACCTGCCCGTTACCTGCCCTTCCCTCCACctgtccatctgtctgtccTCCCCATCCTTCACCCATCTCTCCATTCGTCCACCCAAACTCCAGATGTTCTCCGTGAatgtctgtccatctgtcctCCTCTCCTTATGTCCACCTGTCCATCAATCCATCCTCCACCTCTCTGTCCACCCATCTGTCCcctccttccatccatccatcctccaccgtccgtccgtccgtccgtccgtccgtccatccCCTCCCTACCcaccctgtcccagctccagcacccagagcagccctccCGGACGGGCTCCCCGTCCCGGTTCCAGACCGGCGCTGTCCGGCCGGGGGCTCGGCACCGGGCCGGGGGCACGGGCGGGGGGAGCGGATGGCGGCCCCTGACTCAGCCCCGCGCCGCCCACGCCCCCTCCCACGGCTGCCGCCGCACCAGCTTGTGGCATTTCGCTCGCCGGAGACGGCGCCGCAAACACGCGCCGGTGCcagccggtgccggtgccgccgcAGCCCGCGCGGCCACGCGTGTCCCCCCACGCGCGGCACGGCCGCGGGGCCCGCGCGTCCCGCACCGCCGCCACCCGCTCTGCCCCGGGCCGGCACCGCCGCGGCGGCACCACGGACAGCGCCGGTCCGGCACCGCGAACAGCGCCGCGGTCCCGCGTGGGTGCGGACACCGCCCCCCGCGCCCTCCCGGCGGCTCGCTGGGTGCGGGGCTCCCGGTCCCGCCGCACccgccccggggacagcccccGCCGGGTCCCGCCGTCCGCGGGGGCACCAAAGCCCGGCGCCGGGCCGGGAATcgtgggacagagggagggacggacggacagacggacggacggatggaCGGAGACCACCCTCCGTGTCCCGCGGTCACAGCTGCCCACGCTGCCCCGCGCCCTTTCCCAGTGGGGGGAGCGCATCACACCCCGTGTCCCCGTTGGGGTTCCCCTCCTGAGTCCCGCAGGGCGTGGCCCCCGCGGGCGCCCGCAGAGCGTCccccccctgtccctgctgtccccgctgtccccgctgtccccgccgggagtccctgtgcccacccctgTCCCGCCTGGGGCGGGCCAGCCCGGGAAGGGTTAAacggcggggccggcgcggggGGCGGAGCGGCCGCCCCGGGATAAGGCGCGGCGCGGGGAGGGCTCAGCCCCACGGAgccgcgggcagcgccgcgcCGAGCCCACCCGTGCCCGAGCCCGAGCCCACCCGTGCCATgccccggggcggcggcggctgctgctcccggcggcgcggcgggggcgAAGGGGGCGAGCGGCCCCCCCCGGCACCGGCCATGACCCCGCGGGTGGGCAGCGCCTGAGCGGCCGCCCCGCCATGCGGCCCCCCACGGCTCGGGACCTGCCCCCAGGTAGGCGCGGGGTCGGGCGGGGTCCCGCGGGGGTCGGGCGGACCCGGGGGTGCCCCCCGGAGACCTCGGTCCCGGCTCGGGGCGCCCCGCGGCGCTCGGGGTGCGGGCGCCCCGGGGTGAGCGGGGAGCCCCCGGTGCGCGGCGACCCCGCGGCCGCCCCGAAGGCGCGGCCCGGCGCGGGGGCGCAGTCCCGGGGCACCCCAGGCTGAGTCCCCCCGCGACCCCCGGCGCGAGGGTGCCCCCCGACCCACGAGgcgctgctgccagcccagcccgaggtGTGGCTGTCTCCCGACCCGCGGAGGGGCCGGTGCCAGCCGGGACCCCCAGCCCGGCGTGGCAGTGCCCCGTGACACGTGGGTACCCGCTGCCGTCCCGGGGCACCGTGCGGGTGCCCCACGAACCCCGGCACGCCCTGTGCAGCACCGGCGTGCACAGCCCGGCTGCTGGCGCTCCACGATCCACGGGGTACCCGGTGGCACCTCGAGAGCCCCAGCCCGGAGTGTGGGTACCCCACGATGCCCAGCGGGGTGTGCCCCGCGACTCACGGGGTACGCGGTGCCACCCCCGGACCCCCAGCGCGGCGCGGAGACGCCCCGCGGTTCCCCGAGTGGCACGGCGGGGAGCCGGGAGCGCCCGGGTCACGCCGCGGGTGGGTGCCGCGGGTCCGTGGGGTACCCGCAACTACCGGGGTGGGGGGGGGTTGGCACCCGGGGGGGGGAAGCTGAGAACCGGTGACTTCAGCTCCCAACTGAGTCAGCCCGCGGCGTGGGGGAGTGACAGATGGGACGCGGGTGGGGGGCGCACGCCGGCACGGGGCGCCGGGGGAGGGGGGCGGCGCTGAGCAGATGCGCCGGACGCCTCCGTGGGTGGCTGGGGGGTGGGCACCCCCCCAGCTCGCGGAGCACCggcagaggggaagggagggaagggggcgGCGGGACCCCTCGGTGCATCTCCGGTGTGACCTCCGGTGCACCGGAGGGTCCCGCCGCccccctccttcctctcccctcccccgGCAGCGGCGACTGGGCGCATCCACGCATCCCCGGGCGTGGATCCAGGCCGCCGGGCTGAATTATGGATGAAGCTCTCGGGTTGCAGCCTGAGGGGGGGATGGACAcgggtgggggggggggggggagggggggatgCTGAACACCCGGAGCGGCGGCGCGTGTCGTCAGCCCGCGCCCACGCGTGCCCCGCCCCACACGTGGCCGCGGCACGCGCGCACGTGGCACCGCCCcgtttggggagggggctcggACCCCCCCCCGGAGTGGGGTGAGGGGGGTCCCAGGGGTCCGTGACCCCGTGAGGGGTTCCGGTGGACCGTGGGGCGGGTACGGTCCCGCGGGAGTGTGGGCACGGCAGGGGGGGTTGGGGAGCTTTGAGGGTCCCTGGGGAGCGTGGCCCCagtggcaggggcagccccagaaGGTCGCAGGTGGACGGCCACGTTTTGGGGTGCCCAGCCTtggtgctgtgcagcagcactgccctggggagatCTCTGGGGATCACAGTGCTATGGGCTGATGTGGGTCTGGGGGCTGCAAGGGGCGCTCAGTGCTATGGGGTGTCATGACCTTGGGATTCTCTAGGGCTCTGTGGTCCTAGGGATCTCCTCGGGGCCATGGCTGTGTGGGTGGGCATGGCCttggggggtccctgggggggAGACATGGCCCTGAGGGCCCTCCTGGGGGCCATGGCCCTGTGGGTGGGCACAGTCCCCTGCCTCGGGGTGTCCAGCCCTACAGGGTGGTGATGACCTTGGCATTCTCCTGGGGAACCGTGGCCCTATGGAGCTGGCGTGGCTTTGGAGGGCTTCTAAGAGTGCCCAGCCCTATGGGGTTGTCATGACCTTGCGATTCTCCTGGATAACATCGGCCCTAAGGGTGGGTTCAGTCCTGGGGGCCTCCTTGGGGTGCCCAGGATCAGGACCTTGGGACTCTCCCTAAGGATGGGGTGGGCACGGCCCCGGGGGGCTCCCAGAGCCGTCCGTGGCCCCGGGATGTTCCTGGTGGGCACGGCCCGGGGAGGGCACGGCTCTGCGGGCtccggggggcggcggggggcgggcggtGGCGGCGCGGGGGTCGGGGACGCGGGTGCCCCGCGCTGACGCCCCGCTGTGCCCTCAGGCGGGCGCCCGgcggccctgctgctgctggcggcgCTGGTGTGGGTGCCCGGCGGGGCTCCCGCCTGCCCCGCGCTCTGCACCTGCTACGTCTCGCCGCCCACCGTCAGCTGCCAGGCCAACAACTTCTCCTCGGTGCCCGCGGGGCTCCCGCCCGGCGCCCGCCGCCTCTTCCTGCAGAACAACGTCATCGGGGCGCTGCGGGCGGGCACCTTCGGGCCCAGCACCGTCACCCTCTGGCTCTACTCCAACAACATCTCCTCCATCCAGCCGGGCACCTTCCGCCACCTGCCCGCCCTGGAGGAGCTCGACCTGGGTGACAACCCGCACCTCCGCGTCCTGGCCCCCGACACCTTCCACGGCCTCCACCGCCTCCAGGCCCTGCACCTGTACCGGTGCCGGCTGGCCAACCTGCCCAGCGGCATCTTCCGCGGCCTCCGCAGCCTCCAGTACCTCTACCTGCAGGAGAACGGGCTGCTCTACCTCCAGGTGGGTGAGCAGCGGGGCACAGAGGTGGGACTGGGCAGGGGGATGGTGACAAGCCATGAATACAGGATGTGGGACAAGGGTGGTGCTGGCACGGCCATAATGCggggcaggagatgctgagggagcagggtgATGGCCGTGGGGCAGGACCGTGGGTGACACCagcatggcagggacacaggacaaGGTCTTGCACGATTCttacagagcagggacacaggaaaGGGCGATGGGCAATGCTGGCAGGACTGGGCCCCatggcagggctctgtggggcacACACCAGTGTCTCTGCAGCTGATGCCCACCAGGCAgggccacagagcagcacagtgagCCCTCACCCCACACCCACCCCTCTCCCGTTCCCCGCAGGACGATCTCTTTGCCGATCTGGCCAACCTGAGCCACCTCTTCCTGCACGGCAACCGGCTGCGGGCGCTGTCCGAGGGCGTCTTCCGCGGGCTCTCGAGCCTGGACCGCCTGCTGCTGCACGCCAACCGGCTGGCAGCCATCCACCGCCGCGCCTTCGGCGGGCTGGCGCGCCTCACCATCCTCTACCTGTTCAACAACAGCCTGGTGGCCCTGCCCGG
Proteins encoded:
- the LOC132075178 gene encoding proteoglycan 3-like, producing MCPCLLLALALLGTVPASHHAVPAAPRQPQEVPAGDTTQLYYAVVKKLRTYSGAQRYCQDVYRGRLASVHSAARNQELQKLAQTYHIIISPWIGAVTSRRAGQWESYWEDSSPWNYANWAPTHPFHIVTTCTTLSIRDGLWRSRFCFQLRPFICQY
- the SLC43A3 gene encoding equilibrative nucleobase transporter 1; the encoded protein is MAGGAGLAKRLGTLLSGLLECGAFCGIIFGWASLVFVLKDLGYFEGLCQPSATPGPNLTLGSDCSGQDEQFSLVFTIGSFMNNFMTFPMGVVFDRFGTTAARLIAISLYTGGTLLVAFSTPELAVLLFPAMSMLSVGGILLILTNMQVGNLFGNYRSIIITLYNGAFDSSSAIFLIVKLLYEQGLSLRAMFLFLAACSAWHLLRTLFLMPRSRIPYPLPPDYDYGLQCRGRSRSYRAHKDKQTPGEAGPEETPLEPPIARGGDTPGTPFRACACSWLFAWHVAWLSVMQLRHYLFIGTLNPQLEHLAHGDHALVSTYTNAFAFTQLCGVLCAPWNGLILDRHKRGKGARPEGTLAALADLRSAVLSLAVTVALCLLFSVLAAVPVLPAQFGTFVLQVISRSFLYGGNAAFLAIAFPPQHFGKLYGLAMALSALVALLQYPCVALVQGLLQGDPFYMNLGLITVVLVAFVSPVVVARECQRRAKELGMAGTPLAAPPSTEIHAETPH
- the RTN4RL2 gene encoding reticulon-4 receptor-like 2, with translation MRPPTARDLPPGGRPAALLLLAALVWVPGGAPACPALCTCYVSPPTVSCQANNFSSVPAGLPPGARRLFLQNNVIGALRAGTFGPSTVTLWLYSNNISSIQPGTFRHLPALEELDLGDNPHLRVLAPDTFHGLHRLQALHLYRCRLANLPSGIFRGLRSLQYLYLQENGLLYLQDDLFADLANLSHLFLHGNRLRALSEGVFRGLSSLDRLLLHANRLAAIHRRAFGGLARLTILYLFNNSLVALPGDPLAALPSLQFLRLNANPWACDCRARPLWAWFRRTRVSSSPVPCASPPQRRGTDLRHLRPRDFDACPEDDDDDEEEMEDGNGSNGVAVMGTPGRALGRPGTLPAAPPSAFYRDGLPPHDLRGPQPRPPPPSRDSRGPPEDASCPHDPCAPMAAAAPRRAPTLLPLLALILPRL